One Aureibacillus halotolerans genomic region harbors:
- the fabG gene encoding 3-oxoacyl-[acyl-carrier-protein] reductase, with protein sequence MNGKSAIVTGGSRGIGAAIALQLAKAGANVVVNYAGSKEKAEAIAAQCKELGVDAFAYKANVADSDEVAAMIKETVATFGSVDVLVNNAGITRDNLLMRMKEDEWDDVITINLKGVFVCMKAVTRQMMKQRSGRIINVSSIVGVTGNPGQVNYTASKSGVIGMTKTVAKELASRNITVNAIAPGFIETEMTESLGEEVSQALLAQIPLARFGQPEDVAKAILYLASEDAAYITGQVLHVDGGMAM encoded by the coding sequence ATGAATGGAAAAAGTGCAATTGTAACAGGTGGTTCCAGAGGAATTGGCGCAGCTATTGCTCTTCAATTGGCAAAGGCAGGCGCAAATGTGGTTGTGAATTATGCGGGTAGTAAAGAAAAAGCAGAAGCGATTGCAGCCCAATGCAAAGAACTTGGTGTCGACGCATTTGCTTATAAAGCCAATGTGGCAGACAGTGACGAAGTAGCTGCTATGATTAAGGAGACGGTTGCAACTTTTGGGTCTGTCGACGTGTTAGTAAACAATGCTGGCATTACAAGGGACAACCTCCTTATGCGCATGAAAGAAGACGAATGGGATGATGTCATCACCATTAATCTTAAAGGTGTCTTTGTTTGTATGAAGGCTGTCACGCGCCAAATGATGAAGCAACGTTCAGGGCGCATTATTAATGTGTCTTCCATCGTTGGCGTAACGGGCAATCCTGGACAAGTCAATTATACGGCCAGTAAATCAGGTGTCATTGGCATGACGAAAACAGTGGCCAAAGAGCTAGCGAGCCGCAACATTACCGTCAATGCCATTGCTCCCGGATTCATTGAAACAGAAATGACGGAATCGCTAGGGGAAGAGGTTTCACAGGCGCTGTTGGCGCAAATTCCTCTCGCTCGTTTTGGGCAACCAGAAGACGTAGCTAAAGCTATTCTTTACCTTGCTTCAGAGGATGCAGCGTACATTACCGGCCAAGTCCTTCATGTCGATGGCGGTATGGCAATGTAA
- a CDS encoding putative DNA-binding protein — protein MIDKTDRMNGLFDFYSALLTDKQHSYMRLYYSEDWSLGEIAEHFAVSRQAVYDNIRRTENVLENYEEKLMLHEKFHQRSALLDELSTSLQHDKASEASLKVLAKIEAIE, from the coding sequence TTGATTGATAAGACAGATCGAATGAACGGGCTATTTGATTTTTATTCAGCCCTGCTGACAGACAAACAACATTCCTACATGCGATTGTATTATAGTGAAGACTGGTCTCTTGGCGAAATTGCTGAACATTTTGCTGTGAGTCGTCAGGCAGTGTATGATAATATACGTCGAACAGAGAATGTATTGGAAAACTATGAAGAGAAGCTAATGCTTCATGAGAAATTTCATCAGCGATCAGCACTGCTAGATGAGCTGAGCACAAGCCTTCAGCATGATAAAGCATCAGAAGCCTCGTTGAAGGTGCTCGCAAAAATAGAAGCGATCGAGTAA
- the rnc gene encoding ribonuclease III — MSKKSDYRAKHMTAEQKRKIAQFMESISLSFLNQELLFQAFTHSSYVNEHRSKTYEDNERLEFLGDAVLELMISQFLFRKYPEMSEGELTKLRAAIVCEPSLVRFAETLHFGELVLLGKGEELTGGRKRPALLADAFESFIGALYLDQGVEAVNQFLEICVYPSVSEGAFSHVMDYKSQLQEIVQQRGAGGLEYAILEEKGPAHNREFIATVNLNGNSIGQGSGRSKKEAEQQAARKAIEAVEKMS, encoded by the coding sequence ATGAGCAAGAAGTCAGACTATCGAGCAAAACATATGACTGCTGAGCAAAAACGCAAAATTGCCCAGTTCATGGAAAGTATTAGCTTGTCATTTTTAAATCAAGAATTGCTTTTTCAAGCGTTTACGCATTCATCGTATGTGAATGAGCATCGCTCCAAAACGTATGAAGATAATGAACGACTTGAATTTTTAGGGGACGCTGTATTGGAGCTCATGATTTCACAGTTCCTTTTTCGAAAGTACCCTGAAATGTCTGAAGGTGAACTCACGAAGCTGCGCGCAGCCATTGTTTGTGAGCCATCGCTCGTTCGATTCGCAGAAACACTGCACTTCGGAGAGCTAGTCTTGCTCGGTAAAGGAGAAGAATTAACCGGCGGACGGAAAAGACCTGCATTGCTTGCAGATGCATTTGAGTCATTTATAGGTGCGTTGTATTTGGACCAAGGGGTGGAGGCAGTGAATCAATTTCTAGAAATCTGCGTATATCCATCCGTTTCAGAAGGTGCTTTTTCTCATGTGATGGATTACAAGAGCCAATTGCAGGAAATTGTACAACAACGTGGGGCAGGCGGACTTGAATATGCCATTTTGGAGGAGAAAGGCCCTGCGCATAACCGTGAGTTCATTGCTACAGTTAATTTAAATGGAAATTCTATTGGGCAAGGCAGCGGAAGGTCGAAAAAAGAAGCAGAGCAACAAGCAGCCAGAAAAGCAATTGAAGCGGTCGAAAAAATGTCATGA
- the ftsY gene encoding signal recognition particle-docking protein FtsY has translation MSFFQKLKDKINGQTTQVTEKFKDGLEKTRTSFQDKVNDVMSKYRKVDEEFFEELEEAFIAGDVGVTTTMHLIDKLKEEVRRQNIQDPADVRELIVETLAKMFDDGQAEQIKINESGLTVVLFVGVNGVGKTTTIGKLAHQLKSEGKSVLLAAGDTFRAGAIEQLDRWGERAGVGVIKQASGSDPAAVMFDAIQAAKSRQVDVLLCDTAGRLQNKVNLMNELEKVKRVISREVPGAPHDVFLVLDATTGQNALSQAKTFKASTDVSGIVLTKLDGTAKGGIVMAIRHELGIPVRYIGLGEKIDDLQPFDSTQFVYGLFAEEVERE, from the coding sequence TTGAGTTTTTTTCAGAAGCTTAAAGATAAGATTAATGGGCAGACAACGCAGGTCACTGAGAAATTTAAGGACGGACTAGAAAAAACAAGAACGTCCTTTCAAGATAAAGTCAATGACGTGATGTCAAAGTATCGCAAAGTCGACGAAGAATTCTTTGAGGAGCTTGAGGAAGCTTTTATCGCTGGCGATGTTGGTGTAACAACGACGATGCATTTAATTGATAAGCTAAAGGAAGAGGTTCGGCGCCAAAACATTCAGGATCCAGCAGATGTAAGGGAATTAATTGTTGAAACACTGGCAAAAATGTTTGATGACGGCCAGGCAGAACAAATTAAAATCAATGAATCTGGATTAACCGTTGTGTTGTTCGTTGGCGTCAACGGAGTAGGGAAAACAACAACCATCGGCAAGCTTGCCCACCAGCTGAAGTCGGAAGGGAAATCTGTGCTCCTTGCGGCAGGGGATACGTTCCGTGCAGGTGCGATTGAACAGCTCGATCGTTGGGGAGAGCGAGCGGGCGTAGGTGTGATAAAGCAAGCCTCCGGTTCGGACCCGGCAGCGGTAATGTTTGATGCCATTCAGGCAGCAAAATCTCGTCAAGTGGACGTCCTTTTGTGTGACACAGCAGGGCGTCTGCAAAACAAAGTGAACCTAATGAACGAGCTAGAAAAGGTGAAACGCGTCATTTCACGAGAGGTACCTGGTGCCCCGCATGATGTCTTCTTAGTGCTTGATGCGACAACAGGACAAAATGCGCTGAGTCAGGCAAAAACGTTCAAAGCGTCGACGGATGTGTCTGGCATCGTACTCACAAAGCTCGATGGAACAGCGAAGGGTGGAATTGTCATGGCGATTCGACATGAATTGGGAATTCCCGTTCGTTATATCGGCCTCGGTGAAAAGATAGATGATCTTCAGCCCTTTGACTCCACACAATTTGTGTATGGGTTATTTGCTGAAGAGGTTGAGAGAGAGTAG
- the acpP gene encoding acyl carrier protein → MSNEDILNRVTKIIVDRLGVDEAKIKTEASFKDDLGADSLDVVELVMELEDEFDMEISDEDAEKIATVGDAVDYIVNSQS, encoded by the coding sequence GTGTCAAATGAAGATATTTTGAACCGCGTAACAAAAATTATTGTCGATCGTCTAGGAGTAGACGAAGCGAAAATTAAAACTGAGGCGTCTTTTAAAGACGATCTAGGTGCCGATTCATTGGATGTTGTTGAATTGGTTATGGAGCTTGAGGACGAGTTCGATATGGAAATTTCTGATGAGGATGCAGAGAAAATTGCAACCGTCGGCGATGCCGTCGATTACATTGTAAATAGCCAATCGTAA
- a CDS encoding DUF1128 family protein gives MDLSNPTEEHLSYMLDSIANKLQVVNRRVFEPTYYDLTHYENVKDVYDMLNRNANVSLSEREAILEALRACRKQT, from the coding sequence ATGGATCTTTCCAATCCAACAGAGGAGCATCTTAGCTATATGTTAGACAGCATTGCAAACAAATTACAGGTCGTAAACCGACGCGTTTTCGAACCTACGTATTATGACCTAACGCATTATGAAAATGTGAAAGACGTTTACGATATGCTAAACCGCAATGCAAACGTTTCATTATCGGAACGAGAGGCGATTTTGGAAGCATTGCGCGCCTGCAGAAAGCAAACTTGA
- the smc gene encoding chromosome segregation protein SMC produces MLLKRIEIVGFKSFADKIAIDFVEGVTAVVGPNGSGKSNVTEAIRWVLGEQSAKSLRGSKMEDIIFSGSDSKRKLNMAQVTLTLDNEGRALPLDYSEVSVTRRVFRSGESEFLINQQACRLKDIIELFMDSGLGKEAFSIISQGKVDEILNSKPEDRRKIFEEAAGVLKYKTRKRQAEEKLSETEDNLHRVEDILHEIGGQLQPLEIQASIARDYLEKKEELEQIEVAVTVKDIDLVHEEWQTTGTKLEEANTNANEMKTKQEAVRLELNTRSAELEQLETTYEEARSQFFRHKQELETLEGRKKVLAERKRNANQNQDRYSKQQKELTDVVAWSKDQLARESATLKNKERAVEKLAASLKEKQSLIALNENDLAKDIETLKADYIERMNEAASAKNEYRYLQDQKTRNEERQRRLTRQNQSRIDERNQLSAKVEEAKKRDHEATERQMDEKKTLTKAQEDVSAKDANVQHVKDKLYQAYHYLREHESKINIIKQMQDGYEGFYQGVRTILQQKNGRLQGIHGAVAELLRIPAAYEVAIETALGAQQQHIVVENEGNARQAIQFLRSKKSGRATFLPLEAIQTKTLPDTTHRLLQEHEGAVGVASELIASDSVYDVVKKHLLGHIIIAKDLPAANDIAGRTGRRHRIVTLEGDVVHPGGSMSGGATTTTKSSYVSRKNELVRMQEQWTGMKENIEKAEANVQTKTEQLQIAKQALVTLEQKHIAQKDNVQECSRQLESLSLELKHANDNLAVFDQDYTNVVTELDQLQVRLAVVLKNSNDAEASVHLLNGQIMEKEKHKKAQEENLQVTNEQCTELKIQLAQEQESLHYQKEKVAGIQKEHREKSKALKDLTEELQLLSEDMSKGKLGEQELSEHIDAYKEEIKNGEAAIAQQLEEKHVLQEKVRIAKSALSSVSESISAAQQRIQSLDVKLNRLDVLLENHLAKLQEEYGLTYEKALQEYPLKLDLEDARERVKLIKRGIEELGSVNVGAIEEYERIAERHQFLQSQREDLLQAKETLYEIIGEMDSEMTNRFIHYFEDIREHFQRIFTELFGGGSADLVLTDPSHLLTSGVDIVCQPPGKKRRNLSLLSGGERALTAIALLFAILEARPVPFCVLDEVEAALDEANVFRFASFLKRFSEKTQFIVITHRKGTMEEADVLYGVTMQGSGVSKVLSVQLEEAQESVLA; encoded by the coding sequence GTGCTTTTAAAAAGAATTGAAATTGTAGGCTTTAAATCGTTTGCTGACAAAATCGCCATCGATTTTGTCGAAGGCGTAACGGCGGTTGTTGGTCCAAATGGAAGTGGAAAAAGTAACGTAACTGAAGCGATCCGCTGGGTTTTAGGTGAACAGTCTGCAAAATCATTACGCGGGTCGAAAATGGAAGATATCATTTTTTCGGGAAGTGATTCAAAACGGAAGTTAAATATGGCTCAAGTTACGCTTACTCTCGACAATGAAGGTCGCGCACTCCCGCTCGATTACAGTGAGGTCAGCGTCACTCGTCGTGTGTTCCGTTCTGGTGAAAGCGAATTTTTAATTAATCAGCAAGCCTGCCGCTTAAAGGACATCATTGAGCTGTTTATGGATTCTGGACTTGGAAAAGAAGCGTTTTCTATTATCAGTCAAGGCAAAGTGGATGAAATTTTAAACAGTAAACCAGAAGATCGGCGAAAAATATTTGAAGAAGCGGCTGGTGTATTAAAATACAAAACGAGAAAACGGCAGGCAGAGGAAAAGCTGTCTGAAACAGAAGACAATTTGCATCGTGTCGAGGACATCCTTCATGAAATTGGAGGACAGCTCCAGCCTTTAGAGATCCAGGCTTCCATTGCGCGAGATTACCTTGAAAAAAAGGAAGAACTCGAACAAATTGAGGTTGCTGTGACTGTAAAGGACATCGATCTTGTTCACGAAGAGTGGCAGACCACAGGCACGAAGCTTGAAGAAGCCAACACAAATGCAAATGAGATGAAGACCAAGCAAGAGGCGGTTCGTCTTGAATTAAATACAAGATCGGCAGAATTGGAGCAGCTTGAGACAACATATGAAGAAGCAAGGTCTCAGTTTTTCAGACACAAGCAGGAGTTAGAAACGCTTGAAGGTCGAAAAAAAGTGCTTGCTGAGCGCAAACGCAATGCGAACCAAAACCAAGACCGTTACAGTAAGCAACAAAAAGAGCTTACGGATGTGGTGGCGTGGAGCAAAGACCAGCTTGCACGTGAGTCAGCGACTTTGAAAAACAAAGAGCGTGCTGTCGAAAAGCTGGCTGCATCTTTAAAGGAAAAGCAGTCTCTTATAGCTCTCAATGAAAATGATTTAGCAAAGGACATTGAAACGCTAAAAGCAGATTACATTGAACGTATGAATGAAGCGGCATCCGCGAAAAATGAATACCGTTACCTTCAGGATCAAAAAACGAGGAATGAAGAGCGGCAACGTCGTTTAACGCGTCAAAATCAAAGTCGGATCGACGAGCGAAATCAGCTGAGCGCAAAAGTTGAGGAAGCAAAAAAGCGCGATCATGAAGCGACTGAAAGACAAATGGATGAGAAAAAGACGTTGACGAAGGCGCAAGAAGACGTGAGCGCTAAAGATGCCAACGTGCAGCATGTCAAGGACAAGCTTTATCAAGCGTACCACTATTTACGAGAGCATGAATCGAAAATCAATATTATTAAACAAATGCAAGACGGGTATGAGGGTTTTTATCAAGGCGTTCGTACCATCCTCCAGCAAAAAAACGGGCGGCTTCAAGGCATCCATGGGGCTGTGGCAGAGCTTTTACGAATACCTGCGGCGTATGAAGTCGCGATCGAAACAGCTTTAGGTGCGCAACAGCAACACATCGTTGTGGAGAATGAAGGCAATGCCCGACAAGCGATTCAGTTTTTACGCTCGAAAAAATCAGGGCGCGCAACCTTCTTGCCGTTAGAAGCCATCCAGACAAAAACATTGCCTGACACAACACACCGCTTGCTTCAAGAACATGAAGGGGCTGTTGGCGTCGCGAGTGAGCTTATTGCGAGCGATTCGGTTTATGATGTCGTGAAAAAACATTTATTAGGGCATATCATTATCGCGAAAGATTTACCGGCAGCCAATGACATTGCAGGGCGGACCGGGCGCAGACATCGCATTGTAACGTTGGAAGGTGATGTTGTGCATCCAGGTGGTTCGATGTCTGGTGGGGCAACGACGACGACGAAATCATCATACGTTTCACGAAAAAATGAGCTCGTCCGCATGCAGGAGCAATGGACCGGCATGAAAGAAAATATCGAGAAAGCTGAGGCGAACGTTCAAACAAAAACAGAACAGCTACAAATTGCCAAACAAGCGCTCGTCACGCTTGAGCAAAAGCACATTGCTCAAAAGGATAATGTGCAGGAATGTTCGCGGCAATTGGAATCACTGTCGCTTGAATTAAAGCATGCGAATGACAATCTTGCGGTGTTTGATCAGGACTATACGAACGTCGTCACTGAGCTTGACCAACTTCAAGTGCGGCTTGCTGTGGTTCTGAAAAACAGCAACGATGCAGAGGCTTCTGTGCACCTTTTAAATGGGCAAATTATGGAGAAGGAAAAGCATAAAAAAGCCCAAGAAGAAAACTTGCAAGTAACAAACGAACAATGTACGGAGCTGAAAATACAACTTGCCCAGGAGCAAGAATCGCTTCATTATCAAAAAGAGAAAGTCGCAGGCATCCAGAAGGAGCACCGCGAAAAAAGCAAGGCGTTAAAAGACTTGACGGAAGAATTGCAGCTCCTATCGGAAGACATGTCAAAAGGAAAGCTTGGCGAACAAGAACTGAGCGAACACATTGACGCCTATAAAGAAGAAATTAAAAACGGCGAAGCAGCGATTGCACAGCAGCTTGAAGAAAAGCACGTTTTACAGGAAAAGGTCCGGATTGCAAAATCTGCGTTGAGCTCTGTTTCAGAGTCCATATCGGCTGCACAGCAGCGCATACAATCGTTAGACGTGAAACTAAACCGACTTGATGTACTGTTGGAGAATCATTTGGCGAAGCTGCAAGAAGAATACGGCCTCACCTATGAAAAAGCGTTACAGGAATATCCACTAAAACTTGATTTAGAAGATGCAAGAGAACGAGTGAAGCTCATTAAACGTGGGATTGAAGAGCTTGGGAGTGTTAATGTCGGTGCCATCGAAGAATATGAGCGCATTGCAGAACGTCACCAGTTTTTGCAAAGTCAGCGCGAAGATCTGCTACAAGCCAAGGAAACGCTGTATGAGATAATCGGTGAGATGGATAGTGAGATGACAAATCGCTTCATCCACTATTTTGAAGACATTCGCGAGCATTTTCAACGCATCTTCACTGAGTTGTTTGGCGGTGGGTCGGCTGACTTGGTATTAACTGACCCGAGTCATTTGTTGACATCCGGCGTTGATATTGTCTGCCAGCCACCAGGAAAAAAAAGACGGAATTTAAGCTTGCTTTCTGGGGGAGAACGGGCGTTGACGGCCATCGCCTTATTGTTCGCTATTTTAGAGGCGCGCCCCGTTCCGTTTTGTGTGCTTGATGAGGTAGAGGCAGCATTGGATGAAGCAAATGTATTCCGTTTTGCCAGCTTTTTGAAACGATTTAGCGAAAAAACACAGTTTATCGTTATTACGCATCGCAAAGGGACGATGGAGGAAGCAGATGTCCTTTATGGCGTTACAATGCAAGGGTCAGGCGTATCCAAGGTGCTATCGGTTCAGCTTGAAGAGGCGCAGGAATCGGTTCTGGCATAA